A region from the Pelobates fuscus isolate aPelFus1 chromosome 3, aPelFus1.pri, whole genome shotgun sequence genome encodes:
- the LOC134600867 gene encoding cytochrome b-c1 complex subunit 8: MGGLHFGDLAKVRHIITYSLSPFEQKAFPHFFSKGIPNVWRRFSAQVLKVAPPFLLMYITYSWGTQEHANNKKKIPSLFENDK, from the exons ATGGGAGGCCTTCACTTCGGAGACCTAGCTAAAGTGCGGCACATCATCACCTACAGTCTGTCTCCTTTCGAACAGAAAGCtttcccacactttttttccaAAGGCATTCCGAACGTGTGGCGGAGATTCTCAGCACAGGTGTTAAAAGTGGCCCCAC CTTTTTTGCTCATGTATATAACATATTCCTGGGGAACCCAAGAACATGCAAACAACAAGAAGAAGATCCCATCCTTGTTTGAAAATGACAAGTAA